GCGGTCTCGGCGCTGCACTTCTACGAACGACAGGGGCTGATCACCAGCACCCGCACGTCGGGCAACCAGCGCCGCTACGCGCGCGACACACTGCGCCGCGTCGCATTCGTCAAGATGTCACAGCGGCTGGGCATTCCGCTGGCACGTGTCCGCGACGCGCTGACCACGCTGCCCGCCAATCGCGTTCCCACGAGCCGGGATTGGGCCCGACTGTCGGCCGGCTGGCGCGCCGACCTCGACGACCGGATCCTGCATCTGCAGCGACTGCGCGACAACCTCGCCGACTGCATCGGCTGCGGCTGCCTCAGCCTGAAAGCGTGCGCGCTGTTCAATCCCGACGACGCGCTCGGCGCCGAAGGACCCGGTGCCGCCCTCCTGTGAATCGAACAATTGTGCGATAAGATCGTGGCCATGGCGATCGAGGTCCAGCAGTCGTTGTTCGAGTGCAACGACCGACGGTCGCTGGGCGACGGAGCGTGGATCGACGTCCGCTCTGGCTGGCTGACCGATGCCGAGGACCTGCTCGGCGAAT
The sequence above is a segment of the Candidatus Mycobacterium wuenschmannii genome. Coding sequences within it:
- the soxR gene encoding redox-sensitive transcriptional activator SoxR, which produces MHGQDLILPGELAARAGVAVSALHFYERQGLITSTRTSGNQRRYARDTLRRVAFVKMSQRLGIPLARVRDALTTLPANRVPTSRDWARLSAGWRADLDDRILHLQRLRDNLADCIGCGCLSLKACALFNPDDALGAEGPGAALL